One stretch of Mycolicibacterium fallax DNA includes these proteins:
- a CDS encoding precorrin-8X methylmutase: MLDYIRDAAEIYRQSFATIRAEADLSRFPDDVSQVVVRMIHTCGQVDLPEHIAFTPDVVTRAHAALVAGAPVLCDSSMVAAGITAARLPADNEVVSLVADPRSPGLAAELGSTRSAAAVDLWAERLDGAVLAIGNAPTALFRLLELLDEGAGVPAAVLGGPVGFVGSAQSKDALIENPRGMSYLVVRGRRGGSAMAAAAVNAIASRSEGICA; the protein is encoded by the coding sequence GTGCTCGACTACATCCGCGATGCCGCCGAGATCTACCGTCAGTCGTTCGCGACGATCCGCGCCGAGGCCGACCTGAGCCGGTTTCCCGACGACGTGTCCCAGGTGGTGGTCCGCATGATCCACACCTGCGGGCAGGTCGACCTGCCCGAGCACATCGCCTTCACCCCCGACGTGGTGACCCGCGCGCACGCCGCCCTGGTCGCCGGCGCCCCGGTGCTGTGCGACTCCTCGATGGTCGCCGCCGGCATCACCGCGGCCCGGCTGCCCGCCGACAACGAGGTCGTCTCGCTGGTCGCCGACCCGCGATCCCCGGGCCTGGCCGCCGAGTTGGGCAGCACTCGCTCGGCCGCGGCGGTGGATCTGTGGGCCGAGCGCCTGGACGGGGCGGTGCTGGCCATCGGGAACGCACCCACCGCACTGTTCCGGCTGCTGGAACTGCTCGACGAGGGCGCCGGGGTCCCGGCGGCGGTGCTCGGCGGCCCGGTCGGCTTCGTCGGCTCCGCCCAGTCCAAGGACGCGCTGATCGAAAACCCCCGCGGGATGAGCTATCTGGTGGTGCGGGGCCGGCGCGGCGGCAGCGCGATGGCCGCGGCCGCCGTCAACGCGATCGCCAGCCGTTCCGAAGGCATCTGCGCATGA